One genomic window of Pelodiscus sinensis isolate JC-2024 chromosome 14, ASM4963464v1, whole genome shotgun sequence includes the following:
- the KLHL25 gene encoding kelch-like protein 25 isoform X1 has protein sequence MANHTSVIMSVSVHENRKSRTSTGSMNILLFHKTSHPDCVLSHLNTFRKCCMFTDVTLWAGNRSFSCHRAVLAASSRYFEAMFSNGLRESLDDEVNFHDSLHPEVLELLLDFAYSSQIIINEENAESLLEAGDMLQFHDVRDAAAEFLEKNLYPSNCLGMMLLSDVHQCRRLYELSWRMCLVNFETVHKSEDFNNLSKDTLLDLISSDELEIEDEEKVFRAIVQWVKYDLDKRKSHLPELLRNVRLALLPSECLKEAMACEDLIMADERNKLIMDEAMHCKKKILQNDGVVTSPCARPRKAGHTLLILGGQTFMCDKIYQVDQKAKEIIPKADLPSPRKEFSACAIGCKVYVTGGRGSENGVSKDVWVYDTVHEEWSKAAPMLIARFGHGSAELENCLYVVGGHTAVAGVFPASPSVSLKQVEKYDPASNKWTMVAPLRDGVSNAAVVSARLKLFVFGGTSIHRDMVSKVQCYDPVVNRWAIKAECPQPWRYTAAAVLGSQIFIMGGDTEFTAASAYRFDCETDQWTRIGDMTAKRMSCHALASGNKLYVVGGYFGTQRCKTLDCYDPTSDTWNCITTVPYSLIPTAFVSTWKHLPA, from the exons ATGG CAAACCATACCTCTGTCATCATGTCGGTCAGCGTCCACGAGAACCGTAAATCCCGAACGAGCACCGGCTCGATGAATATCTTGCTTTTCCACAAAACCTCCCACCCAGATTGTGTCCTGTCCCATCTCAACACCTTCCGGAAGTGCTGTATGTTCACCGACGTCACCCTCTGGGCTGGGAACAGATCCTTCTCATGCCATCGGGCTGTGCTGGCCGCCTCCAGCAGATATTTCGAGGCCATGTTCAGCAACGGCCTGCGGGAGAGCCTTGATGATGAGGTGAATTTCCATGACAGCCTCCACCCAGaggtcctggagctgctgctggacttTGCGTACTCCTCCCAGATCATCATCAATGAGGAGAATGCAGAATCCCTgctggaggctggggacatgctgCAGTTCCATGATGTCCGAGATGCAGCAGCTGAGTTCCTCGAAAAGAACCTCTACCCTTCCAATTGCCTGGGCATGATGCTTCTCTCGGACGTTCATCAGTGCCGGAGACTCTACGAGCTGTCCTGGAGGATGTGCCTGGTCAACTTTGAAACAGTGCACAAGAGCGAGGACTTCAACAATCTCTCCAAGGACACTCTGCTGGACCTGATCTCCAGTGATGAGCTGGAGATAGAGGATGAAGAGAAAGTCTTCAGAGCTATCGTTCAGTGGGTGAAGTATGACTTGGATAAGCGGAAGTCACATCTCCCTGAGTTGCTGCGAAATGTGCGTTTGGCCTTATTACCTTCTGAGTGCCTCAAAGAAGCCATGGCATGTGAGGACCTGATCATGGCAGATGAGAGGAACAAGCTCATCATGGATGAGGCCATGCACTGCAAGAAGAAGATCCTCCAGAATGATGGGGTGGTCACCAGCCCTTGTGCCAGGCCCCGCAAAGCTGGGCACACCTTGCTGATCCTGGGCGGGCAGACCTTCATGTGTGATAAGATCTACCAGGTCGATCAAAAGGCAAAAGAGATCATCCCCAAAGCAGATCTGCCAAGCCCCAGGAAAGAATTTAGTGCCTGTGCCATTGGCTGCAAAGTGTAtgtcactggggggaggggctcggagAATGGGGTCTCCAAAGACGTCTGGGTGTATGACACTGTTCACGAGGAATGGTCCAAAGCTGCCCCCATGCTGATAGCTCGTTTTGGGCATGGCTCTGCTGAACTGGAGAACTGCCTCTATGTAGTCGGTGGGCACACTGCGGTGGCTGGTGTCTTTCCAGCATCTCCCTCTGTTTCCTTGAAGCAAGTAGAAAAGTACGACCCTGCTTCCAACAAATGGACCATGGTGGCCCCTCTAAGAGATGGAGTCAGCAACGCTGCAGTAGTAAGCGCTAGGCTGAAGCTTTTTGTCTTTGGCGGGACCAGCATCCACCGGGACATGGTGTCCAAGGTCCAGTGTTACGATCCTGTCGTAAACCGGTGGGCAATCAAAGCGGAATGCCCCCAACCTTGGCGCTACACAGCTGCCGCTGTTCTCGGTAGCCAGATTTTCATTATGGGCGGGGACACTGAATTCACAGCTGCGTCCGCCTACCGCTTCGACTGTGAAACGGACCAGTGGACACGTATTGGAGACATGACTGCCAAGCGCATGTCATGTCACGCGTTGGCCTCGGGGAATAAGCTTTATGTGGTGGGGGGGTACTTTGGGACGCAGAGGTGTAAAACACTGGATTGTTATGACCCTACATCAGACACGTGGAACTGTATTACCACAGTGCCGTACTCACTCATTCCCACAGCTTTCGTCAGCACATGGAAGCACTTGCCAGCGTGA
- the KLHL25 gene encoding kelch-like protein 25 isoform X2 translates to MSVSVHENRKSRTSTGSMNILLFHKTSHPDCVLSHLNTFRKCCMFTDVTLWAGNRSFSCHRAVLAASSRYFEAMFSNGLRESLDDEVNFHDSLHPEVLELLLDFAYSSQIIINEENAESLLEAGDMLQFHDVRDAAAEFLEKNLYPSNCLGMMLLSDVHQCRRLYELSWRMCLVNFETVHKSEDFNNLSKDTLLDLISSDELEIEDEEKVFRAIVQWVKYDLDKRKSHLPELLRNVRLALLPSECLKEAMACEDLIMADERNKLIMDEAMHCKKKILQNDGVVTSPCARPRKAGHTLLILGGQTFMCDKIYQVDQKAKEIIPKADLPSPRKEFSACAIGCKVYVTGGRGSENGVSKDVWVYDTVHEEWSKAAPMLIARFGHGSAELENCLYVVGGHTAVAGVFPASPSVSLKQVEKYDPASNKWTMVAPLRDGVSNAAVVSARLKLFVFGGTSIHRDMVSKVQCYDPVVNRWAIKAECPQPWRYTAAAVLGSQIFIMGGDTEFTAASAYRFDCETDQWTRIGDMTAKRMSCHALASGNKLYVVGGYFGTQRCKTLDCYDPTSDTWNCITTVPYSLIPTAFVSTWKHLPA, encoded by the coding sequence ATGTCGGTCAGCGTCCACGAGAACCGTAAATCCCGAACGAGCACCGGCTCGATGAATATCTTGCTTTTCCACAAAACCTCCCACCCAGATTGTGTCCTGTCCCATCTCAACACCTTCCGGAAGTGCTGTATGTTCACCGACGTCACCCTCTGGGCTGGGAACAGATCCTTCTCATGCCATCGGGCTGTGCTGGCCGCCTCCAGCAGATATTTCGAGGCCATGTTCAGCAACGGCCTGCGGGAGAGCCTTGATGATGAGGTGAATTTCCATGACAGCCTCCACCCAGaggtcctggagctgctgctggacttTGCGTACTCCTCCCAGATCATCATCAATGAGGAGAATGCAGAATCCCTgctggaggctggggacatgctgCAGTTCCATGATGTCCGAGATGCAGCAGCTGAGTTCCTCGAAAAGAACCTCTACCCTTCCAATTGCCTGGGCATGATGCTTCTCTCGGACGTTCATCAGTGCCGGAGACTCTACGAGCTGTCCTGGAGGATGTGCCTGGTCAACTTTGAAACAGTGCACAAGAGCGAGGACTTCAACAATCTCTCCAAGGACACTCTGCTGGACCTGATCTCCAGTGATGAGCTGGAGATAGAGGATGAAGAGAAAGTCTTCAGAGCTATCGTTCAGTGGGTGAAGTATGACTTGGATAAGCGGAAGTCACATCTCCCTGAGTTGCTGCGAAATGTGCGTTTGGCCTTATTACCTTCTGAGTGCCTCAAAGAAGCCATGGCATGTGAGGACCTGATCATGGCAGATGAGAGGAACAAGCTCATCATGGATGAGGCCATGCACTGCAAGAAGAAGATCCTCCAGAATGATGGGGTGGTCACCAGCCCTTGTGCCAGGCCCCGCAAAGCTGGGCACACCTTGCTGATCCTGGGCGGGCAGACCTTCATGTGTGATAAGATCTACCAGGTCGATCAAAAGGCAAAAGAGATCATCCCCAAAGCAGATCTGCCAAGCCCCAGGAAAGAATTTAGTGCCTGTGCCATTGGCTGCAAAGTGTAtgtcactggggggaggggctcggagAATGGGGTCTCCAAAGACGTCTGGGTGTATGACACTGTTCACGAGGAATGGTCCAAAGCTGCCCCCATGCTGATAGCTCGTTTTGGGCATGGCTCTGCTGAACTGGAGAACTGCCTCTATGTAGTCGGTGGGCACACTGCGGTGGCTGGTGTCTTTCCAGCATCTCCCTCTGTTTCCTTGAAGCAAGTAGAAAAGTACGACCCTGCTTCCAACAAATGGACCATGGTGGCCCCTCTAAGAGATGGAGTCAGCAACGCTGCAGTAGTAAGCGCTAGGCTGAAGCTTTTTGTCTTTGGCGGGACCAGCATCCACCGGGACATGGTGTCCAAGGTCCAGTGTTACGATCCTGTCGTAAACCGGTGGGCAATCAAAGCGGAATGCCCCCAACCTTGGCGCTACACAGCTGCCGCTGTTCTCGGTAGCCAGATTTTCATTATGGGCGGGGACACTGAATTCACAGCTGCGTCCGCCTACCGCTTCGACTGTGAAACGGACCAGTGGACACGTATTGGAGACATGACTGCCAAGCGCATGTCATGTCACGCGTTGGCCTCGGGGAATAAGCTTTATGTGGTGGGGGGGTACTTTGGGACGCAGAGGTGTAAAACACTGGATTGTTATGACCCTACATCAGACACGTGGAACTGTATTACCACAGTGCCGTACTCACTCATTCCCACAGCTTTCGTCAGCACATGGAAGCACTTGCCAGCGTGA